The Neobacillus sp. PS3-34 genome has a window encoding:
- a CDS encoding alanine--glyoxylate aminotransferase family protein, producing the protein MLIDQKFLFTPGPTPIPDRIQHAMNHPMIAHRGNDFPKILEEVSSRLSPIFGTENPVYLIAASGTSALETAVVNTVEENDEVIVIVTGVFGDRFANICEAFGANVHRLNVEWGETCSPEQLELFIKSINKKIKAVFATYCETSTGVLNPVNQLGKVTKDLTDALFIVDGVSCIGAVPIDMNGWDIDILVSGSQKALMLPPGLAFIAMSTKARKVIKNCKAKRFYLDLNRYIESYEKEKSTPFTPAVSLIYGALEVCRMIEEEGFVQVIQRHQLLKTMVREGLKALELPLLTSDEDASPTVTAVVTHNEKTRQIKKTLEEKFNIVVAGGQKKLKGEIFRIGHMGYCTPFDVLKILNSIEMTLHQLGNHNALGTATTRAQEVWIKHV; encoded by the coding sequence ATGCTAATTGATCAGAAGTTTTTATTCACTCCAGGTCCTACCCCAATTCCCGATCGCATACAACATGCCATGAATCATCCGATGATTGCGCACCGTGGAAATGATTTTCCAAAAATACTTGAAGAAGTCTCTTCCCGCCTCTCCCCCATTTTCGGGACAGAAAATCCAGTTTACTTAATTGCAGCGAGCGGTACCTCCGCATTGGAAACAGCTGTTGTCAATACAGTCGAAGAAAATGATGAGGTTATTGTAATCGTGACTGGTGTATTTGGTGACCGCTTTGCCAATATTTGTGAAGCCTTTGGCGCTAATGTTCATCGATTGAATGTCGAGTGGGGCGAAACTTGTTCGCCTGAACAGCTGGAACTCTTCATCAAATCAATTAACAAAAAAATCAAGGCTGTTTTTGCTACCTACTGTGAGACGTCAACCGGAGTTCTAAATCCCGTTAATCAATTAGGCAAGGTAACAAAGGATTTAACGGATGCCCTCTTTATCGTCGATGGGGTCAGCTGCATTGGTGCTGTTCCTATCGATATGAATGGATGGGATATTGACATTCTGGTATCTGGATCACAAAAGGCATTGATGCTTCCACCTGGTTTGGCATTTATCGCTATGAGCACGAAGGCAAGGAAAGTAATCAAAAATTGCAAAGCGAAAAGATTTTATCTGGATTTAAATCGGTATATAGAATCGTATGAAAAAGAAAAGTCCACCCCCTTCACCCCTGCAGTATCACTCATATATGGAGCGCTGGAGGTTTGCCGAATGATTGAGGAAGAAGGATTTGTACAAGTGATTCAAAGGCATCAGCTTTTAAAGACGATGGTCCGTGAAGGTTTAAAAGCTTTAGAGCTGCCGCTTCTCACATCAGATGAAGACGCCTCACCAACTGTCACTGCGGTTGTAACCCATAATGAGAAGACGAGACAGATTAAGAAAACCTTGGAGGAAAAATTCAATATTGTCGTTGCCGGGGGTCAAAAGAAACTAAAAGGAGAGATTTTCAGGATTGGGCATATGGGCTATTGTACGCCCTTTGATGTTTTAAAAATCTTAAACAGCATTGAAATGACACTTCATCAACTAGGTAATCACAATGCTTTAGGAACTGCAACGACAAGAGCTCAGGAGGTGTGGATCAAACATGTATAA